Proteins encoded together in one Oncorhynchus mykiss isolate Arlee chromosome 7, USDA_OmykA_1.1, whole genome shotgun sequence window:
- the LOC110495407 gene encoding cell surface A33 antigen-like isoform X1 → MMASQKGTFAGVLLCLVVSMTVALEVSIPQQSYEFARGDNITIPCSFKPKNPINNLVVISWLAEADKPGEPEVSVLTSYSTGDLDISDRYEGRASLEQDIAKGVANLKLSSIGLQDNRLFECRVAIPKDDKGQLADTTRLVVLVAPSVPVCKVDGKAEYFQNISLTCQSEEGSPLPTYKWQGYDVRNMPRAPAPRTTDKDGVLSLFNLTMESSGYYVCTSTNKIRSAKCNLTLSVMPPSMALGSTAGIIGGVVVGVLVLLIILIYCCCCRKKKDKAEEYAMGVPEGEEFHDDKPVVNGEVRQTRSKEGDDEDHPPKIVDRRDQYKERSEKDYDDRRSDYDDRLPKIVDRRDQYKERSEKDYDDRRSDYDDRRSDYDDRRSDYDDRRERHDDRRDQDDRYSDRRDRYDRDRVYDERSDGGRYSDRYDEPYDDRDRPPSVPANKPTKPLLL, encoded by the exons ATGATGGCCTCGCAGAAAGGGACGTTTGCTGGCGTTTTGCTTTGTCTCG tcgtGTCCATGACTGTAGCTTTAGAGGTGTCCATCCCTCAGCAGTCCTATGAGTTCGCCAGGGGAGACAACATCACTATACCATGCAGCTTCAAACCCAAGAACCCAATCAACAATCTGGTCGTCATATCCTGGTTGGCTGAAGCAGACAAACCCGGAGAGCCAGAG GTGTCCGTCCTTACCTCCTACTCTACTGGTGACCTGGACATCAGTGACAGGTATGAAGGAAGAGCTTCCCTGGAGCAGGACATAGCTAAAGGAGTAGCCAACCTGAAGCTCTCCTCCATCGGTCTCCAGGACAACCGACTATTCGAGTGTCGGGTCGCCATCCCCAAGGATGACAAGGGTCAGCTGGCTGACACCACCCGTCTGGTGGTCCTGG TGGCTCCCTCTGTGCCTGTCTGTAAGGTCGATGGGAAGGCAGAGTACTTCCAGAACATCAGTCTCACCTGTCAGTCTGAAGAGGGCTCTCCTCTTCCTACCTACAAGTGGCAGGGCTACGACGTCAGAAACATGCCCCGAGCACCTGCACCCAGGACAACAGACA AGGATGGTGTCCTGTCTCTCTTCAACCTCACCATGGAATCCTCAGGATACTACGTCTGTACCTCCACTAATAAGATCCGCAGTGCCAAATGCAACCTGACGCTGTCCGTCATGCCAC CGTCTATGGCCCTGGGTTCAACAGCGGGTATCATTGGCGGCGTTGTGGTTGGTGTTCTGGTGCTGCTCATCATCCtcatctactgctgctgctgcaggaaGAAGAAGGACAAAGCAGAGGAGTACGCTATGGG GGTTCCAGAGGGGGAGGAGTTCCACGACGACAAACCCGTGGTGAACGGCGAGGTTCGCCAGACGCGCAGCAAGGAAGGCGACGATGAAGACCACCCACCCAAGATCGTGGACCGCCGCGACCAGTACAAGGAACGCAGCGAGAAGGACTACGATGACCGCCGCAGCGACTACGATGACCGCCTACCCAAGATCGTGGACCGTCGCGACCAGTACAAGGAACGCAGTGAGAAGGACTACGATGACCGCCGCAGCGACTACGATGACCGCCGCAGCGACTACGATGACCGCCGCAGCGACTACGATGACCGCCGCGAGCGCCACGATGACCGCAGGGACCAGGACGACCGCTACTCTGACCGCCGTGACCGGTACGACCGCGATCGTGTTTACGATGAACGCAGTGACGGCGGACGGTACAGTGATCGTTATGATGAGCCCTACGATGATCGGGACAGACCTCCCAGTGTACCGGCCAATAAACCTACTAAGCctttgttactgtaa
- the LOC110495407 gene encoding cell surface A33 antigen-like isoform X2 — protein sequence MMASQKGTFAGVLLCLVVSMTVALEVSIPQQSYEFARGDNITIPCSFKPKNPINNLVVISWLAEADKPGEPEVSVLTSYSTGDLDISDRYEGRASLEQDIAKGVANLKLSSIGLQDNRLFECRVAIPKDDKGQLADTTRLVVLVAPSVPVCKVDGKAEYFQNISLTCQSEEGSPLPTYKWQGYDVRNMPRAPAPRTTDKDGVLSLFNLTMESSGYYVCTSTNKIRSAKCNLTLSVMPPSMALGSTAGIIGGVVVGVLVLLIILIYCCCCRKKKDKAEEYAMGVPEGEEFHDDKPVVNGEVRQTRSKEGDDEDHPPKIVDRRDQYKERSEKDYDDRRSDYDDRRDYDDRRERHDDRRDQDDRYSDRRDRYDRDRVYDERSDGGRYSDRYDEPYDDRDRPPSVPANKPTKPLLL from the exons ATGATGGCCTCGCAGAAAGGGACGTTTGCTGGCGTTTTGCTTTGTCTCG tcgtGTCCATGACTGTAGCTTTAGAGGTGTCCATCCCTCAGCAGTCCTATGAGTTCGCCAGGGGAGACAACATCACTATACCATGCAGCTTCAAACCCAAGAACCCAATCAACAATCTGGTCGTCATATCCTGGTTGGCTGAAGCAGACAAACCCGGAGAGCCAGAG GTGTCCGTCCTTACCTCCTACTCTACTGGTGACCTGGACATCAGTGACAGGTATGAAGGAAGAGCTTCCCTGGAGCAGGACATAGCTAAAGGAGTAGCCAACCTGAAGCTCTCCTCCATCGGTCTCCAGGACAACCGACTATTCGAGTGTCGGGTCGCCATCCCCAAGGATGACAAGGGTCAGCTGGCTGACACCACCCGTCTGGTGGTCCTGG TGGCTCCCTCTGTGCCTGTCTGTAAGGTCGATGGGAAGGCAGAGTACTTCCAGAACATCAGTCTCACCTGTCAGTCTGAAGAGGGCTCTCCTCTTCCTACCTACAAGTGGCAGGGCTACGACGTCAGAAACATGCCCCGAGCACCTGCACCCAGGACAACAGACA AGGATGGTGTCCTGTCTCTCTTCAACCTCACCATGGAATCCTCAGGATACTACGTCTGTACCTCCACTAATAAGATCCGCAGTGCCAAATGCAACCTGACGCTGTCCGTCATGCCAC CGTCTATGGCCCTGGGTTCAACAGCGGGTATCATTGGCGGCGTTGTGGTTGGTGTTCTGGTGCTGCTCATCATCCtcatctactgctgctgctgcaggaaGAAGAAGGACAAAGCAGAGGAGTACGCTATGGG GGTTCCAGAGGGGGAGGAGTTCCACGACGACAAACCCGTGGTGAACGGCGAGGTTCGCCAGACGCGCAGCAAGGAAGGCGACGATGAAGACCACCCACCCAAGATCGTGGACCGCCGCGACCAGTACAAGGAACGCAGCGAGAAGGACTACGATGACCGCCGCAGCGACTACGATGACCGCC GCGACTACGATGACCGCCGCGAGCGCCACGATGACCGCAGGGACCAGGACGACCGCTACTCTGACCGCCGTGACCGGTACGACCGCGATCGTGTTTACGATGAACGCAGTGACGGCGGACGGTACAGTGATCGTTATGATGAGCCCTACGATGATCGGGACAGACCTCCCAGTGTACCGGCCAATAAACCTACTAAGCctttgttactgtaa
- the LOC110495407 gene encoding cell surface A33 antigen-like isoform X3, translating into MMASQKGTFAGVLLCLVVSMTVALEVSIPQQSYEFARGDNITIPCSFKPKNPINNLVVISWLAEADKPGEPEVSVLTSYSTGDLDISDRYEGRASLEQDIAKGVANLKLSSIGLQDNRLFECRVAIPKDDKGQLADTTRLVVLVAPSVPVCKVDGKAEYFQNISLTCQSEEGSPLPTYKWQGYDVRNMPRAPAPRTTDKDGVLSLFNLTMESSGYYVCTSTNKIRSAKCNLTLSVMPPSMALGSTAGIIGGVVVGVLVLLIILIYCCCCRKKKDKAEEYAMGVPEGEEFHDDKPVVNGEVRQTRSKEGDDEDHPPKIVDRRDQYKERSEKDYDDRRSDYDDRRERHDDRRDQDDRYSDRRDRYDRDRVYDERSDGGRYSDRYDEPYDDRDRPPSVPANKPTKPLLL; encoded by the exons ATGATGGCCTCGCAGAAAGGGACGTTTGCTGGCGTTTTGCTTTGTCTCG tcgtGTCCATGACTGTAGCTTTAGAGGTGTCCATCCCTCAGCAGTCCTATGAGTTCGCCAGGGGAGACAACATCACTATACCATGCAGCTTCAAACCCAAGAACCCAATCAACAATCTGGTCGTCATATCCTGGTTGGCTGAAGCAGACAAACCCGGAGAGCCAGAG GTGTCCGTCCTTACCTCCTACTCTACTGGTGACCTGGACATCAGTGACAGGTATGAAGGAAGAGCTTCCCTGGAGCAGGACATAGCTAAAGGAGTAGCCAACCTGAAGCTCTCCTCCATCGGTCTCCAGGACAACCGACTATTCGAGTGTCGGGTCGCCATCCCCAAGGATGACAAGGGTCAGCTGGCTGACACCACCCGTCTGGTGGTCCTGG TGGCTCCCTCTGTGCCTGTCTGTAAGGTCGATGGGAAGGCAGAGTACTTCCAGAACATCAGTCTCACCTGTCAGTCTGAAGAGGGCTCTCCTCTTCCTACCTACAAGTGGCAGGGCTACGACGTCAGAAACATGCCCCGAGCACCTGCACCCAGGACAACAGACA AGGATGGTGTCCTGTCTCTCTTCAACCTCACCATGGAATCCTCAGGATACTACGTCTGTACCTCCACTAATAAGATCCGCAGTGCCAAATGCAACCTGACGCTGTCCGTCATGCCAC CGTCTATGGCCCTGGGTTCAACAGCGGGTATCATTGGCGGCGTTGTGGTTGGTGTTCTGGTGCTGCTCATCATCCtcatctactgctgctgctgcaggaaGAAGAAGGACAAAGCAGAGGAGTACGCTATGGG GGTTCCAGAGGGGGAGGAGTTCCACGACGACAAACCCGTGGTGAACGGCGAGGTTCGCCAGACGCGCAGCAAGGAAGGCGACGATGAAGACCACCCACCCAAGATCGTGGACCGCCGCGACCAGTACAAGGAACGCAGCGAGAAG GACTACGATGACCGCCGCAGCGACTACGATGACCGCCGCGAGCGCCACGATGACCGCAGGGACCAGGACGACCGCTACTCTGACCGCCGTGACCGGTACGACCGCGATCGTGTTTACGATGAACGCAGTGACGGCGGACGGTACAGTGATCGTTATGATGAGCCCTACGATGATCGGGACAGACCTCCCAGTGTACCGGCCAATAAACCTACTAAGCctttgttactgtaa
- the LOC110496914 gene encoding gastrin-releasing peptide receptor, translated as MDIQASNAPARIVLRAAVIWLFSMTLAVPEAVFSDLRSFSIHSTNETFITCAPYPHDGELHPKIHSMASFLIFYVIPLSVISVYYLFIARSLIRSAYNMPVEGNVHVRRQIESRKRLAKTVLVFVGLFAVCWLPCHVIYLNRSYHYSEVDTSMAHFIFTVGARILAFTNSCVNPFALYLLSKSFQKQFNKQLCCCCRALAKRSQSQRRNRNNTNMTSLRTTNHSVASLSFINGKHICQEDSV; from the exons ATGGACATCCAGGCCTCCAATGCCCCGGCGAGGATTGTCCTGCGGGCTGCAGTGATCTGGCTCTTCTCCATGACCCTGGCTGTCCCCGAGGCTGTCTTCTCAGACCTCCGCTCGTTCAGCATCCACAGCACCAATGAGACCTTCATCACCTGCGCCCCCTATCCCCACGATGGTGAACTGCACCCCAAGATCCACTCCATGGCCTCCTTCCTCATCTTCTATGTCATTCCTCTGTCGGTTATATCAGTCTATTACCTGTTCATCGCCAGGAGCCTGATCAGGAGTGCCTATAATATGCCGGTGGAGGGCAACGTGCACGTCAGAAGACAG ATAGAGTCCAGGAAGCGCCTTGCCAAGACCGTCCTGGTGTTTGTGGGCCTGTTCGCCGTGTGCTGGCTCCCCTGTCACGTGATCTACCTCAACCGCTCCTACCACTACTCCGAAGTGGACACCTCCATGGCCCACTTCATCTTCACTGTGGGAGCCCGTATCCTGGCCTTCACTAACTCCTGTGTCAACCCCTTCGCCCTCTACCTGCTCAGCAAGAGTTTCCAGAAGCAGTTCAACAAgcagctgtgttgttgttgtcgaGCCCTGGCGAAGAGGTCCCAGAGCCAGAGGAGGAACAGGAACAACACAAACATGACCTCCCTCAGGACCACCAACCACTCAGTGGCCAGTCTGAGCTTTATTAATGGAAAACACATCTGTCAGGAGgacagtgtgtga